One genomic window of Bicyclus anynana chromosome 10, ilBicAnyn1.1, whole genome shotgun sequence includes the following:
- the LOC112050268 gene encoding uncharacterized protein LOC112050268, whose translation MTSKNHNHPTPKRPADNVIEEEGSNNTAVVITSRKGKEMLLYRKYTYRKQYTTSEKCRWVCSTKKNCHSVVFTDMNNVITSTFESHSHDPPKYYLNPNNLLGAIRERLVLEVE comes from the exons ATGACGTCCAAGAACCACAATCACCCAACGCCTAAACGACCAGCTGATAATGTCATTGAAGAAGAAGGATCTAATA ATACAGCGGTGGTCATCACATCTCGGAAAGGAAAGGAAATGCTCCTGTACCGTAAGTACACGTACCGCAAACAGTACACCACCAGTGAAAAGTGTCGATGGGTCTGTTCCACAAAAAAGAACTGCCATTCGGTAGTGTTCACTGACATGAATAACGTTATAACGTCGACTTTTGAGTCGCATTCCCATGATCCTCCGAAGTACTACCTCAACCCTAACAACCTATTAGGGGCTATCAGAGAACGTTTAGTTCTTGAAGTGGAATAG